In Saccharothrix violaceirubra, the following are encoded in one genomic region:
- a CDS encoding LCP family protein: protein MKAALVVGRALVVLLSAAVLAVSGYTWSTLRRVQDSVNTTDVIAKLSEVPNSPPADDGALDILLVGSDSRTDAQGRPLPADVLRQLRTEATDTLNTDTIIVLRVPRDGSRAHAVSIPRDTYVPIPGLREEKINSAYGLTKFHTMERLQQEGVHDLDERSQRGDQAGRLALVQVVQDLTGVRVDHYAEINLYGFYLLTQVIGGVEVCLNNATSDPDSGANFRAGVQNIAGGDALAFVRQRKNLPGGDLGRIARQQVFMSAAVSRLLSAGTLTDPAKLSGLLDAVRKSIVVDEGFDLATLAGQAQGLAGGNVGFATIPVTGVGARNDRGQSVVTVDPAAVKAFVAQLLGPKDPTPTARKLTGGLGLSLDGGPRRVALQGPPCVD, encoded by the coding sequence GTGAAGGCCGCGCTGGTCGTCGGACGGGCACTCGTCGTGCTGCTGTCGGCGGCCGTCCTCGCCGTGTCGGGCTACACCTGGTCGACGTTGCGGCGCGTGCAGGACAGCGTCAACACCACGGACGTGATCGCCAAGCTCTCCGAGGTGCCGAACTCGCCGCCGGCCGACGACGGCGCGTTGGACATCCTGCTCGTGGGCAGCGACAGCCGCACCGACGCGCAGGGCCGGCCGCTGCCCGCCGACGTGCTGCGGCAGTTGCGCACCGAGGCGACGGACACGCTCAACACCGACACGATCATCGTGCTGCGGGTACCGCGCGACGGGAGCCGGGCGCACGCCGTCTCGATCCCGCGCGACACGTACGTGCCGATCCCGGGCCTGCGCGAGGAGAAGATCAACTCGGCGTACGGGTTGACCAAGTTCCACACGATGGAGCGACTCCAGCAGGAGGGCGTGCACGACCTCGACGAACGGTCGCAACGCGGTGACCAGGCGGGCCGGCTCGCGCTCGTGCAGGTCGTGCAGGACCTGACCGGCGTGCGCGTCGACCACTACGCGGAGATCAACCTCTACGGCTTCTACCTGCTCACCCAGGTGATCGGCGGCGTCGAGGTGTGCCTGAACAACGCCACCAGCGACCCGGACTCCGGCGCGAACTTCCGCGCGGGCGTGCAGAACATCGCCGGCGGCGACGCGCTGGCGTTCGTGCGCCAGCGCAAGAACCTGCCCGGCGGCGACCTCGGCCGCATCGCGCGGCAGCAGGTGTTCATGTCGGCGGCGGTGTCCCGGCTGCTCTCGGCGGGCACGCTGACCGACCCGGCGAAGCTGTCCGGGCTGCTGGACGCCGTGCGCAAGTCGATCGTCGTGGACGAGGGCTTCGACCTGGCCACGCTCGCGGGCCAGGCGCAGGGCCTGGCGGGCGGCAACGTCGGGTTCGCCACGATCCCGGTGACCGGTGTCGGCGCGCGCAACGACCGGGGGCAGAGCGTGGTGACCGTCGACCCCGCGGCCGTGAAGGCGTTCGTGGCGCAGCTCCTGGGCCCCAAGGACCCGACGCCGACCGCGCGGAAGCTGACCGGCGGGTTGGGGCTGTCGTTGGACGGCGGACCACGTCGTGTCGCGCTCCAGGGGCCGCCCTGCGTGGACTAG
- a CDS encoding TIGR03089 family protein — MTVTERLFLPLLSDPGRPVITHYDDAVGSRVELSVATLANWAAKTANWLRDEHDVEPGDPVAVLMPAHWQTAGVLLGAWWAGAVVTDVPRDVKVAVVGPGIAAPGADVTAVASLHPMGLGGGNPVDYLDDVRLHGDHFTPYAAIPGTALALGSSTVDEVVAEAGQRATTLGITSASRVLSTVEWAFPDGVLNGFLAVLAGGGSLVQVGNADPGRQAARRTSERTTLDLVG; from the coding sequence GTGACCGTCACCGAGCGCCTGTTCCTGCCGCTGCTGTCCGATCCCGGCCGGCCCGTGATCACGCACTACGACGACGCGGTCGGCAGCCGGGTCGAGCTGTCCGTCGCGACGCTGGCGAACTGGGCGGCCAAGACGGCGAACTGGCTGCGCGACGAGCACGACGTCGAGCCGGGCGACCCGGTGGCCGTGCTGATGCCCGCGCACTGGCAGACGGCGGGCGTGCTGCTGGGCGCCTGGTGGGCGGGTGCCGTGGTGACCGACGTGCCGCGCGACGTGAAGGTGGCCGTCGTGGGGCCGGGGATCGCGGCGCCGGGCGCGGACGTGACGGCCGTGGCGTCGTTGCACCCCATGGGACTCGGCGGCGGCAACCCCGTGGACTACCTGGACGACGTGCGCCTGCACGGCGACCACTTCACGCCCTACGCGGCGATCCCCGGCACGGCGCTCGCGCTCGGTTCGTCCACTGTGGACGAAGTGGTCGCGGAGGCCGGCCAGCGGGCCACGACGTTGGGCATCACGTCCGCCTCGCGCGTGCTGTCCACTGTGGAGTGGGCCTTCCCGGACGGCGTGCTGAACGGGTTCCTGGCCGTGCTGGCGGGCGGTGGCTCGCTGGTGCAGGTCGGCAACGCCGACCCCGGGCGGCAGGCCGCCCGGCGCACCAGCGAGCGCACGACGCTCGATCTCGTGGGCTAG
- a CDS encoding DoxX family protein, translating to MLKDVAALLGRLGLGVVFIAHGSQKLFEYGPAATAASFDQMGIPLPTLSAWFTTAVELGGGILFILGVALPVVSALLAFTMFGALFLVHLSGGLIGPQGFEYVLVLAVAALAIGFNGGSLVLSRFFKNSTSREPVAG from the coding sequence ATGCTCAAGGACGTTGCCGCCCTGCTCGGCCGTCTGGGTCTCGGCGTGGTGTTCATCGCCCACGGCTCGCAGAAGCTGTTCGAGTACGGCCCCGCGGCCACCGCCGCGTCGTTCGACCAGATGGGGATCCCGCTGCCCACGCTGTCCGCGTGGTTCACCACCGCCGTCGAACTCGGTGGCGGGATCCTGTTCATCCTGGGCGTCGCCCTGCCTGTGGTGAGCGCGCTGCTCGCGTTCACGATGTTCGGCGCGCTCTTCCTGGTGCACCTGTCCGGCGGCCTGATCGGTCCGCAGGGCTTCGAGTACGTGCTGGTGCTCGCGGTGGCCGCGCTCGCGATCGGCTTCAACGGCGGTTCGCTCGTGCTGTCCCGGTTCTTCAAGAACAGCACGAGTCGCGAACCCGTCGCGGGCTAG